The Tenrec ecaudatus isolate mTenEca1 chromosome 4, mTenEca1.hap1, whole genome shotgun sequence region ACTGTAGCTGCTGAAGTGAAGCTCTGGCGCACATAACCTAACAAGATATGCCCAAGACACACTCCATCCTTGGTGGGAGGAGAAATCCATTTATTCCCTATTTagaaaatggggtggggggggcgcgtGGGAAAGTACCTTGTGTATCAAATCTAAGAGTCAGAGGTGTGGGCAGTCAGGTGCCCAGGAGCCTCCCTCTGGGCCCATTCAGCCACGAGTACATGGCGCATGGAAAGCAGGCCGGGAGGTTCTCCCGTGGCACGCACACTACAGGACAGGCACGGAGCTCCCAGAAGTCAGAGCTTCTGAGAGGAGGACgaaggggtggagcaggagaGGGTGGGGCACGGGGCTGAGGTAGGCAGGAGGGACTCGAACACTGGAATGTGCAAGAGGGGAGGCTCTTCCTTCCGGAATGCTGACCACACAGGCCTGCACGCGTCCGAGGAGACCAACCTCCGCTTGGGAGCAGCGCATGGAAGGAAGAGCGCCACCCCAGGGATCTGAAGAGGTCACCTTCGACCCTGCAGGAACTCCTTGCGCAGCCAGAGCGAATCCTGGTAGAAACGCGGATCCCCCAGGCGCACCGCCGTCCGCTTGTAGAAGTAACAGTACAGGACGGCCGCTGAGGAGACATGCGGAAAAGACGTCTGGGGGGGCCCTGCTCCCGTGATTCCCCACTATCTCCTGCAGGGAGTGTCAGTGTTGGCCAGGCTGTCCCAACCACCCAGCCTCAGCCCTCACAGCCAAGAGTCCTATATGGGAGGCAGGTTCGCTGAGTTGGTTGGCCCCTTACCTAGTCTCTGAAACACAAACAATGTTTGCAGTCCATCGGTCCAGATGAAGCGGTTGGAGTTTTTCCAGCGTAAGTTCTGATGGAGAGTGGAGGAGACAGGGAAGGTCAAAGGCCAGAGGAGACCCTCCTGGCCATCGAGTCGTTTCCAACTCtgagcagccccacaggacagagtggaatggtGGATCtgtgagactgtccatctttatgggggtagagagcctcatctttcgcccacgcatttttggtggtttcaaactgctgaccttgtgggtagcagcgcCTGTCATAACCCAcggtgcccccagagctccttgacTCACGACCAGCGAGTGGAccgtgactcacagcagccctgtaaggcagagtaaaagacccctggggatttctgagattgcaaaccttcccaggagtagacagcctctttctcccagggagtggctggtgggttctaactgctgacccctTGTCACCCACTACACTATCAGGACTCCCAGACGAGacccatgccgactcacagcgactcaatgggaaagggcagaactgtccctgtgcgtttctaagactgtgactgcttacaggagtagaaaggagaTACCCCTACTTGGTTTAAACCCACACGAATCTCCCCCGCCTTTGTTTCACAACCCAAGGAATGCCCCTCAAAGGAGACCCACGCTCCTTTGCTGCGGCCGAGGCTCTTTCAGACCTGGAGGGAAGAGGAAGTTGCCACCAAGCAACCCCATCCCCTTTCATCCCACAGCCAGTGTCAAGGAGGAAGGATTCTCGTTTCCGCCTCAAAAGTCTCCGGCTCAGCTCCTCTCAGGAGGGCTCCGTGCACTCTGGGGCTGATGAGATGACTGCCTCGAGGGCTCGGAGCCAGGGCTTGCGTGGGCTCAAGAAAGCCCAAGCCGAGCACAGGCTCCCTCTGGGCTCCACTGTCGCATGGAGTCCTGCCCAGGGCTAGAAGGGGGGGGCTTCAGAAAAAAAGGCAGCTAGGCTCGAAGGCCTGGCCATTTGGGGTATTCCATCAAAATGAGCCCATGAGACAGAGGAGAGGCCCAAAGAGACGGAAGACTTTTTGAAGCAGACGACACCGCAACCAGGAAAAAGCTGCCTCTGAGCAGAGGCCTACGTTAGACCGAAGGCTGGCCCTCCCAATGTAAGGGCAGCGGACGAGGCCGCGCGGGCTCCAAGCACTGGCCGCGTCATAGCTAACGAAGCAGCGTCAGCTTCCTGCGATAGCATCAGGAGGGGCAGTGGCAGGCTGCATACTCGAGATGTGGCCTTGCCTCTTGGGTGAAGCTGCCTGTCCTTCAGCACTCAGTGCTGGGCAAAAATGGGCCTTGTGAGATTGTCCATGCCTGAACCACCTGGCTTTCCCCGTTTCCTAGCTGGGCTTCCATGCGAGGCGAAAGAGTGGGGCATCCCATAGGGTGGGTTGTGTTCTGCTGGGGCCTGAGGGGCAGGGGGCTGGGCCCACAGAGCAGCACGTTTTACCATCACCCAgatgtgaagggagatgctgaggGCGAAGTACACCACTGTCAGGAGGATGGTGCCTTTGAACTTGTGGAACAGGAGGTTGACCAGCCCCGCCTGGAAGACGAAGGTGTTGAAGAACATGAGGCAGATGATGATGATGTTGAAGAGAATTGCAACATCCTGGAGGCTGTGGACACACAACACAAGACAGCCTGATGGCGGCCTGGCCCGACAGCTGGGGGCACCAGAACATCAGTCTTTCCCTTAGCGTCACCACCCCCAAGGACAGCATGGACTCTGGGACTCACGTGCTGTCCCACTGTCTTCACTGGCCAAATTGATCCATGGACAAGGCTATCCTGTTCTGACACTGAACTCCATCTACCTACTAGGAACTTCTGAAGAGAAGCGAGTCCCATCACCTGGCCCCGTCCGTTCTTCTAACAGAACCACACTGTCCTTCCTCCTGGTCTCTGCAGACCTGGCTCCTGAGTGCCACCAGGTTTCAGTGCACATGTCCCCTCTAGTCCAAACGACCGTCTGGAACCACATTACCCTACGGAGCCCCTCCGCTCCCGTCCCCTGCTCACGCCCGCTGCATTGTTGTGATGCCCTTGGATGATGTCTACTGCGGTTTGAAACGACCTTCCTTCGGTTTCTGTCCTCACTTCCTCTCTCCACTAGGATGGGTACCCCCACAAGAGGGGGAACGTGGCCGGGTGCCCTGCAGCCAGGGCAGGATCTGGCTGGTCAGAGTGCTTGTGGACAGAAGGGAGACCATGACAGACACTGTAGTTTTCAGCTGGGAAATTGAGCTCCGTCTAGAAATCCTAGTGGAGGAACAGTATCAGCAGTTTTGGCCCTGGGGggctggggtgtgtgtgcgtgtgtgtgtgtgtgagtgatctCTGGAACTCATTGGGGCTAGCGATCTTTATAGCCCGTCATCCATCCTGTAATCCTCTCTCATGGTCACGTGAGCGAAGACTCCTTCTCACAGACGGGGAGGGTAAGAGGGTCAGTAGTTGGCCCCTCAAGGCCTGGGGGGACTGGTGCTCCTATCCCTGACCCTTACTCCCACtgccactgccatggagcccactCGGATTCATGGGGACCTCGCTGAATAGAGTAAAACTGCTTCTtaggctttccaaggctttcATGACTtggtggagggtttgaactgttgacttggcAGTGAGTAGCacaatgcttagcccactgcaccaccaggacccttGTTCAcgcactcactccctgctgtcaagtcagtgccGGCTCGGCGACCCTACACAAGGTAGGACTGCCCTGAGGGTTGCtgagactgctgaccttgaggactgAAGCCCAAGGTGTGACCACTACGCCGCCAAGGCTCCTCCAACACGTGTCAGCTGCTCTAAAGACAGAAATGCTCCTGACACGTCTCTATTACAAACCAGACTTGCTGCCATCGcgtcggttccgactcatagccaccctccaggacagggaagaactgcctctgtggatttctgaggctgtcactccccgggagtagaaagcctcctcctcctgAGGAGCTCTAGGCAGTGCTCACgaatgctcaccttgtggttagcagcccagtggctagatgggggcagaaagcctcatctctctcctgcagcgcagctggtggtttcgaactgctcaccctgtggttagtagcctaactcataacccatTTTGCCACCAGGCCTGCATATTGCTTGGGCTCCCCTTCCCGGACCCACCCACGACCCATGGGACTCACATGAAGAGGACGAGCTGGATGACGGGAGCTATTCGGAGGAGCTCCGAGAAGGAATTGACAAAGAGGTCATAGGTCAGCAGGAGGAACTGCAGTGTGAGCACCAGGCTGTAGTTACCGGTCTGGAGCATCTTCGCTCAGCTCTCTTGGGCCTCCAGGGGCACATTCCAGAGTTTTCCAGTAAACAGCTCCTGGCTCTAGTGCCCACCCAGAAGAGGAGGCCTGCAGTCTGACTCAGGGCTGTTTTTCTTGCTGTAAGGCAAGGATCTGCTGGGACAATAGGAAAGGAGAGGTTTCCAGTGAATACTGACCGGAGGCTACTGTGTGCCAAGCCCTACTCTGGGGCTTAGAATGCACCAGCAGCACATCAATAAACCACCACCGACAAAGCTCAACAGGTCACCTCCAGGGACCCTTGTCTGCAAACctttctccaggcctgggacctTCTCACCCCCAAACTCTTGAGTTCAAAGGCATCTCGGGGAACAACAAAGAGGAGTAACCATGCGAGGAGATAATGATAATAAACATTAATAGCAGCAAAGCCTTCTATAGTACTACAAACGGGAGCGCTGGGCTTACTCTAAGCATGCGCTTTCTGTAAGCCTCACAATAACCCGGCCAAGGAGAGGAAGGACAACCCTATCACAGCCCCCTTTTTACAGACGAGGAACTGGAGACTAGGAGAGTAAAACACCCCTTCAGGGCCCCACAGGTAGTACACGGCAGAGCTGGGGTCCAGATGGAGGCAATCTGAGTCCAGAGCCAGTATTCTTCCCCATGCCGCTCTTCTATCTTACCCGCAGGCTGATCAGGATGGGGGCGGGGCACTGGCCCAGGAGAAGAAAGTGAGAAGTGGTGTAGGCAGAAAAGGCTGGAAGCATAGATTGCTCTTTGGTGAAACTTCAAGGCTTTAGGTTATGGTAGCCACTCAGTGCCACCAGGTAAAGAGACGTGGGCCCTTCGTTTCATATCATCATTCAAGGTCCGCAGGCCTGTGACATCCTCCCTCCAGCCACCTCTAATCCGTGCCCAcattttaaaacgccccgaagggCTCCAGTGATCAAAGCGACACCTATAAAGTCGCTGGCAATCTGCAAGCTC contains the following coding sequences:
- the TMEM138 gene encoding transmembrane protein 138; this encodes MLQTGNYSLVLTLQFLLLTYDLFVNSFSELLRIAPVIQLVLFILQDVAILFNIIIICLMFFNTFVFQAGLVNLLFHKFKGTILLTVVYFALSISLHIWVMNLRWKNSNRFIWTDGLQTLFVFQRLAAVLYCYFYKRTAVRLGDPRFYQDSLWLRKEFLQGRR